A genomic region of Sarcophilus harrisii chromosome 6, mSarHar1.11, whole genome shotgun sequence contains the following coding sequences:
- the LOC105750865 gene encoding afadin- and alpha-actinin-binding protein B isoform X1: MEPPKCLTLSSDTKESWAFLPDCSKDSALGLEGYGTFFYEIIQQLYKDQLNLYMEKDKLKRAGELDSLRGRQSQLQAQVEMCKDKIAAVEVREQELLDQNQRLQYELDKEQEELWLFMTSPLQVKRLQLLLTTQGTLYDHQLKKKEQELWKLKERVQVLGERRDKRASIDILNTLNWMDGKRTQWKADKADKKEGELLRTVVANLEQQVAEISQENKKMKQFLGQLDRDVINLLNFPQSDPSDDNGEGAAVDNGDIIWEHWNSLKKEVERLKGNASEECLCRDPMTIITDQDKELAQLRQEIQQSRDLIVWQQQCFQDQINQAEELPQDTTGSYFLEEQLQLQEAKALFARQQANFELERHRFTEAAIRLGHERRCFEQERAMFMKDWLLEQPPSHSQGNPQLCPDLSAPQTPEQELCPKNPGITLFSTSNQRLDRNPSGEKAYQDPPIYRLFKKLPGEMDILFNILYHFFFWKAFSNNQLFLCKR, from the exons ATGGAACCCCCAAAGTGCCTAACTTTGTCTTCAG ACACTAAAGAAAGCTGGGCCTTCCTCCCTGATTGTTCCAAAGATTCTGCACTAGGGCTGGAGGGGTATGGCACTTTTTTTTATGAG atTATCCAACAGCTCTACAAAGACCAATTGAACCTCTACATGGAGAAAGATAAGCTGAAGAGGGCTGGAGAATTGGATTCCCTTAGAGGTCGACAAAGCCAACTCCAG gcccaggtGGAGATGTGTAAGGACAAGATTGCTGCTGTAGAGGTCAGAGAGCAAGAACTCCTGGATCAGAATCAAAGACTGCAgtatgagctggacaaggaacaAGAAGAG TTATGGCTTTTCATGACCTCACCTCTCCAGGTGAAGCGGTTACAGCTATTGTTGACCACCCAGGGAACACTGTATgatcaccagctgaagaaaaagGAGCAAGAGCTATGGAAGCTGAAGGAGAGAGTCCAGGTGCTTGGAGAACGGCGAGACAAAAGGGCTT CTATTGACATTCTCAATACCTTGAACTGGATGGATGGAAAGCGGACCCAGTGGAAGGCAGACAAGGCTGACAA gaaggaaggagagctGTTACGGACTGTGGTGGCAAACCTAGAACAACAAGTTGCAGAAATTTCCcaggagaataaaaaaatgaaacagtttttaGGCCAATTGGATAGGGATGTGATCAATCTTCTGAATTTCCCCCAAAGTGACCCTTCT GATGATAATGGAGAAGGAGCTGCAGTTGACAATGGTGACATAATATGGGAACACTGGAATTCTCTCAAGAAGGAAGTAGAAAGGCTGAAAGGAAATG CCTCAGAAGAATGCCTCTGCAGGGACCCCATGACTATCATCACAGATCAGGATAAAGAGTTGGCTCAACTGCGTCAGGAGATCCAGCAGAGCCGGGACCTGATCGTGTGGCAACAGCAGTGCTTCCAG gACCAGATAAACCAAGCAGAGGAACTTCCCCAAGACACCACAGGCTCATATTTCTTGGAAGAGCAGCTGCAGCTTCAGGAGGCGAAGGCACTATTTGCTCGGCAGCAGGCTAATTTTGAATTAGAACGGCATCGTTTTACAGAGGCTGCCATCCGTTTGGGGCATGAA CGTCGGTGCTTTGAGCAGGAACGGGCCATGTTCATGAAGGACTGGCTACTTGAACAGCCACCAAGTCATTCCCAAGGGAATCCCCAACTTTGTCCAGATTTATCAGCTCCTCAAA CTCCAGAGCAagagctatgcccaaagaatcCTGGAATCACTCTTTTTTCCACAAGCAATCAAAGATTGGACAGAAATCCTTCTGGTGAAAAAGCTTATCAGGACCCCCCAATATATAGACTTTTTAAGAAGCTTCCTG GTGAGATGGACATACTATTTAacattctttatcatttttttttttggaaggccTTCTCCAATAATCAATTGTTTTTATGCAAAAGGTAG
- the LOC105750865 gene encoding afadin- and alpha-actinin-binding protein B isoform X2, with the protein MEPPKCLTLSSDTKESWAFLPDCSKDSALGLEGYGTFFYEIIQQLYKDQLNLYMEKDKLKRAGELDSLRGRQSQLQAQVEMCKDKIAAVEVREQELLDQNQRLQYELDKEQEELWLFMTSPLQVKRLQLLLTTQGTLYDHQLKKKEQELWKLKERVQVLGERRDKRASIDILNTLNWMDGKRTQWKADKADKKEGELLRTVVANLEQQVAEISQENKKMKQFLGQLDRDVINLLNFPQSDPSDDNGEGAAVDNGDIIWEHWNSLKKEVERLKGNASEECLCRDPMTIITDQDKELAQLRQEIQQSRDLIVWQQQCFQDQINQAEELPQDTTGSYFLEEQLQLQEAKALFARQQANFELERHRFTEAAIRLGHERRCFEQERAMFMKDWLLEQPPSHSQGNPQLCPDLSAPQTPEQELCPKNPGITLFSTSNQRLDRNPSGEKAYQDPPIYRLFKKLPGRPSPIINCFYAKGRNEDAQSF; encoded by the exons ATGGAACCCCCAAAGTGCCTAACTTTGTCTTCAG ACACTAAAGAAAGCTGGGCCTTCCTCCCTGATTGTTCCAAAGATTCTGCACTAGGGCTGGAGGGGTATGGCACTTTTTTTTATGAG atTATCCAACAGCTCTACAAAGACCAATTGAACCTCTACATGGAGAAAGATAAGCTGAAGAGGGCTGGAGAATTGGATTCCCTTAGAGGTCGACAAAGCCAACTCCAG gcccaggtGGAGATGTGTAAGGACAAGATTGCTGCTGTAGAGGTCAGAGAGCAAGAACTCCTGGATCAGAATCAAAGACTGCAgtatgagctggacaaggaacaAGAAGAG TTATGGCTTTTCATGACCTCACCTCTCCAGGTGAAGCGGTTACAGCTATTGTTGACCACCCAGGGAACACTGTATgatcaccagctgaagaaaaagGAGCAAGAGCTATGGAAGCTGAAGGAGAGAGTCCAGGTGCTTGGAGAACGGCGAGACAAAAGGGCTT CTATTGACATTCTCAATACCTTGAACTGGATGGATGGAAAGCGGACCCAGTGGAAGGCAGACAAGGCTGACAA gaaggaaggagagctGTTACGGACTGTGGTGGCAAACCTAGAACAACAAGTTGCAGAAATTTCCcaggagaataaaaaaatgaaacagtttttaGGCCAATTGGATAGGGATGTGATCAATCTTCTGAATTTCCCCCAAAGTGACCCTTCT GATGATAATGGAGAAGGAGCTGCAGTTGACAATGGTGACATAATATGGGAACACTGGAATTCTCTCAAGAAGGAAGTAGAAAGGCTGAAAGGAAATG CCTCAGAAGAATGCCTCTGCAGGGACCCCATGACTATCATCACAGATCAGGATAAAGAGTTGGCTCAACTGCGTCAGGAGATCCAGCAGAGCCGGGACCTGATCGTGTGGCAACAGCAGTGCTTCCAG gACCAGATAAACCAAGCAGAGGAACTTCCCCAAGACACCACAGGCTCATATTTCTTGGAAGAGCAGCTGCAGCTTCAGGAGGCGAAGGCACTATTTGCTCGGCAGCAGGCTAATTTTGAATTAGAACGGCATCGTTTTACAGAGGCTGCCATCCGTTTGGGGCATGAA CGTCGGTGCTTTGAGCAGGAACGGGCCATGTTCATGAAGGACTGGCTACTTGAACAGCCACCAAGTCATTCCCAAGGGAATCCCCAACTTTGTCCAGATTTATCAGCTCCTCAAA CTCCAGAGCAagagctatgcccaaagaatcCTGGAATCACTCTTTTTTCCACAAGCAATCAAAGATTGGACAGAAATCCTTCTGGTGAAAAAGCTTATCAGGACCCCCCAATATATAGACTTTTTAAGAAGCTTCCTGGTAG gccTTCTCCAATAATCAATTGTTTTTATGCAAAAGGTAGAAATGAAGATGCACAGTCTTTTTAG
- the LOC105750865 gene encoding afadin- and alpha-actinin-binding protein B isoform X3, translated as MEPPKCLTLSSDTKESWAFLPDCSKDSALGLEGYGTFFYEIIQQLYKDQLNLYMEKDKLKRAGELDSLRGRQSQLQAQVEMCKDKIAAVEVREQELLDQNQRLQYELDKEQEEVKRLQLLLTTQGTLYDHQLKKKEQELWKLKERVQVLGERRDKRASIDILNTLNWMDGKRTQWKADKADKKEGELLRTVVANLEQQVAEISQENKKMKQFLGQLDRDVINLLNFPQSDPSDDNGEGAAVDNGDIIWEHWNSLKKEVERLKGNASEECLCRDPMTIITDQDKELAQLRQEIQQSRDLIVWQQQCFQDQINQAEELPQDTTGSYFLEEQLQLQEAKALFARQQANFELERHRFTEAAIRLGHERRCFEQERAMFMKDWLLEQPPSHSQGNPQLCPDLSAPQTPEQELCPKNPGITLFSTSNQRLDRNPSGEKAYQDPPIYRLFKKLPGEMDILFNILYHFFFWKAFSNNQLFLCKR; from the exons ATGGAACCCCCAAAGTGCCTAACTTTGTCTTCAG ACACTAAAGAAAGCTGGGCCTTCCTCCCTGATTGTTCCAAAGATTCTGCACTAGGGCTGGAGGGGTATGGCACTTTTTTTTATGAG atTATCCAACAGCTCTACAAAGACCAATTGAACCTCTACATGGAGAAAGATAAGCTGAAGAGGGCTGGAGAATTGGATTCCCTTAGAGGTCGACAAAGCCAACTCCAG gcccaggtGGAGATGTGTAAGGACAAGATTGCTGCTGTAGAGGTCAGAGAGCAAGAACTCCTGGATCAGAATCAAAGACTGCAgtatgagctggacaaggaacaAGAAGAG GTGAAGCGGTTACAGCTATTGTTGACCACCCAGGGAACACTGTATgatcaccagctgaagaaaaagGAGCAAGAGCTATGGAAGCTGAAGGAGAGAGTCCAGGTGCTTGGAGAACGGCGAGACAAAAGGGCTT CTATTGACATTCTCAATACCTTGAACTGGATGGATGGAAAGCGGACCCAGTGGAAGGCAGACAAGGCTGACAA gaaggaaggagagctGTTACGGACTGTGGTGGCAAACCTAGAACAACAAGTTGCAGAAATTTCCcaggagaataaaaaaatgaaacagtttttaGGCCAATTGGATAGGGATGTGATCAATCTTCTGAATTTCCCCCAAAGTGACCCTTCT GATGATAATGGAGAAGGAGCTGCAGTTGACAATGGTGACATAATATGGGAACACTGGAATTCTCTCAAGAAGGAAGTAGAAAGGCTGAAAGGAAATG CCTCAGAAGAATGCCTCTGCAGGGACCCCATGACTATCATCACAGATCAGGATAAAGAGTTGGCTCAACTGCGTCAGGAGATCCAGCAGAGCCGGGACCTGATCGTGTGGCAACAGCAGTGCTTCCAG gACCAGATAAACCAAGCAGAGGAACTTCCCCAAGACACCACAGGCTCATATTTCTTGGAAGAGCAGCTGCAGCTTCAGGAGGCGAAGGCACTATTTGCTCGGCAGCAGGCTAATTTTGAATTAGAACGGCATCGTTTTACAGAGGCTGCCATCCGTTTGGGGCATGAA CGTCGGTGCTTTGAGCAGGAACGGGCCATGTTCATGAAGGACTGGCTACTTGAACAGCCACCAAGTCATTCCCAAGGGAATCCCCAACTTTGTCCAGATTTATCAGCTCCTCAAA CTCCAGAGCAagagctatgcccaaagaatcCTGGAATCACTCTTTTTTCCACAAGCAATCAAAGATTGGACAGAAATCCTTCTGGTGAAAAAGCTTATCAGGACCCCCCAATATATAGACTTTTTAAGAAGCTTCCTG GTGAGATGGACATACTATTTAacattctttatcatttttttttttggaaggccTTCTCCAATAATCAATTGTTTTTATGCAAAAGGTAG
- the LOC105750865 gene encoding afadin- and alpha-actinin-binding protein B isoform X5: protein MEPPKCLTLSSDTKESWAFLPDCSKDSALGLEGYGTFFYEIIQQLYKDQLNLYMEKDKLKRAGELDSLRGRQSQLQAQVEMCKDKIAAVEVREQELLDQNQRLQYELDKEQEELWLFMTSPLQVKRLQLLLTTQGTLYDHQLKKKEQELWKLKERVQVLGERRDKRASIDILNTLNWMDGKRTQWKADKADKKEGELLRTVVANLEQQVAEISQENKKMKQFLGQLDRDVINLLNFPQSDPSDDNGEGAAVDNGDIIWEHWNSLKKEVERLKGNASEECLCRDPMTIITDQDKELAQLRQEIQQSRDLIVWQQQCFQDQINQAEELPQDTTGSYFLEEQLQLQEAKALFARQQANFELERHRFTEAAIRLGHERRCFEQERAMFMKDWLLEQPPSHSQGNPQLCPDLSAPQTPEQELCPKNPGITLFSTSNQRLDRNPSGEKAYQDPPIYRLFKKLPGR, encoded by the exons ATGGAACCCCCAAAGTGCCTAACTTTGTCTTCAG ACACTAAAGAAAGCTGGGCCTTCCTCCCTGATTGTTCCAAAGATTCTGCACTAGGGCTGGAGGGGTATGGCACTTTTTTTTATGAG atTATCCAACAGCTCTACAAAGACCAATTGAACCTCTACATGGAGAAAGATAAGCTGAAGAGGGCTGGAGAATTGGATTCCCTTAGAGGTCGACAAAGCCAACTCCAG gcccaggtGGAGATGTGTAAGGACAAGATTGCTGCTGTAGAGGTCAGAGAGCAAGAACTCCTGGATCAGAATCAAAGACTGCAgtatgagctggacaaggaacaAGAAGAG TTATGGCTTTTCATGACCTCACCTCTCCAGGTGAAGCGGTTACAGCTATTGTTGACCACCCAGGGAACACTGTATgatcaccagctgaagaaaaagGAGCAAGAGCTATGGAAGCTGAAGGAGAGAGTCCAGGTGCTTGGAGAACGGCGAGACAAAAGGGCTT CTATTGACATTCTCAATACCTTGAACTGGATGGATGGAAAGCGGACCCAGTGGAAGGCAGACAAGGCTGACAA gaaggaaggagagctGTTACGGACTGTGGTGGCAAACCTAGAACAACAAGTTGCAGAAATTTCCcaggagaataaaaaaatgaaacagtttttaGGCCAATTGGATAGGGATGTGATCAATCTTCTGAATTTCCCCCAAAGTGACCCTTCT GATGATAATGGAGAAGGAGCTGCAGTTGACAATGGTGACATAATATGGGAACACTGGAATTCTCTCAAGAAGGAAGTAGAAAGGCTGAAAGGAAATG CCTCAGAAGAATGCCTCTGCAGGGACCCCATGACTATCATCACAGATCAGGATAAAGAGTTGGCTCAACTGCGTCAGGAGATCCAGCAGAGCCGGGACCTGATCGTGTGGCAACAGCAGTGCTTCCAG gACCAGATAAACCAAGCAGAGGAACTTCCCCAAGACACCACAGGCTCATATTTCTTGGAAGAGCAGCTGCAGCTTCAGGAGGCGAAGGCACTATTTGCTCGGCAGCAGGCTAATTTTGAATTAGAACGGCATCGTTTTACAGAGGCTGCCATCCGTTTGGGGCATGAA CGTCGGTGCTTTGAGCAGGAACGGGCCATGTTCATGAAGGACTGGCTACTTGAACAGCCACCAAGTCATTCCCAAGGGAATCCCCAACTTTGTCCAGATTTATCAGCTCCTCAAA CTCCAGAGCAagagctatgcccaaagaatcCTGGAATCACTCTTTTTTCCACAAGCAATCAAAGATTGGACAGAAATCCTTCTGGTGAAAAAGCTTATCAGGACCCCCCAATATATAGACTTTTTAAGAAGCTTCCTGGTAG GTGA
- the LOC105750865 gene encoding afadin- and alpha-actinin-binding protein B isoform X4, translating to MEPPKCLTLSSDTKESWAFLPDCSKDSALGLEGYGTFFYEIIQQLYKDQLNLYMEKDKLKRAGELDSLRGRQSQLQAQVEMCKDKIAAVEVREQELLDQNQRLQYELDKEQEELWLFMTSPLQVKRLQLLLTTQGTLYDHQLKKKEQELWKLKERVQVLGERRDKRASIDILNTLNWMDGKRTQWKADKADKKEGELLRTVVANLEQQVAEISQENKKMKQFLGQLDRDVINLLNFPQSDPSDDNGEGAAVDNGDIIWEHWNSLKKEVERLKGNASEECLCRDPMTIITDQDKELAQLRQEIQQSRDLIVWQQQCFQDQINQAEELPQDTTGSYFLEEQLQLQEAKALFARQQANFELERHRFTEAAIRLGHERRCFEQERAMFMKDWLLEQPPSHSQGNPQLCPDLSAPQTPEQELCPKNPGITLFSTSNQRLDRNPSGEKAYQDPPIYRLFKKLPGLLQ from the exons ATGGAACCCCCAAAGTGCCTAACTTTGTCTTCAG ACACTAAAGAAAGCTGGGCCTTCCTCCCTGATTGTTCCAAAGATTCTGCACTAGGGCTGGAGGGGTATGGCACTTTTTTTTATGAG atTATCCAACAGCTCTACAAAGACCAATTGAACCTCTACATGGAGAAAGATAAGCTGAAGAGGGCTGGAGAATTGGATTCCCTTAGAGGTCGACAAAGCCAACTCCAG gcccaggtGGAGATGTGTAAGGACAAGATTGCTGCTGTAGAGGTCAGAGAGCAAGAACTCCTGGATCAGAATCAAAGACTGCAgtatgagctggacaaggaacaAGAAGAG TTATGGCTTTTCATGACCTCACCTCTCCAGGTGAAGCGGTTACAGCTATTGTTGACCACCCAGGGAACACTGTATgatcaccagctgaagaaaaagGAGCAAGAGCTATGGAAGCTGAAGGAGAGAGTCCAGGTGCTTGGAGAACGGCGAGACAAAAGGGCTT CTATTGACATTCTCAATACCTTGAACTGGATGGATGGAAAGCGGACCCAGTGGAAGGCAGACAAGGCTGACAA gaaggaaggagagctGTTACGGACTGTGGTGGCAAACCTAGAACAACAAGTTGCAGAAATTTCCcaggagaataaaaaaatgaaacagtttttaGGCCAATTGGATAGGGATGTGATCAATCTTCTGAATTTCCCCCAAAGTGACCCTTCT GATGATAATGGAGAAGGAGCTGCAGTTGACAATGGTGACATAATATGGGAACACTGGAATTCTCTCAAGAAGGAAGTAGAAAGGCTGAAAGGAAATG CCTCAGAAGAATGCCTCTGCAGGGACCCCATGACTATCATCACAGATCAGGATAAAGAGTTGGCTCAACTGCGTCAGGAGATCCAGCAGAGCCGGGACCTGATCGTGTGGCAACAGCAGTGCTTCCAG gACCAGATAAACCAAGCAGAGGAACTTCCCCAAGACACCACAGGCTCATATTTCTTGGAAGAGCAGCTGCAGCTTCAGGAGGCGAAGGCACTATTTGCTCGGCAGCAGGCTAATTTTGAATTAGAACGGCATCGTTTTACAGAGGCTGCCATCCGTTTGGGGCATGAA CGTCGGTGCTTTGAGCAGGAACGGGCCATGTTCATGAAGGACTGGCTACTTGAACAGCCACCAAGTCATTCCCAAGGGAATCCCCAACTTTGTCCAGATTTATCAGCTCCTCAAA CTCCAGAGCAagagctatgcccaaagaatcCTGGAATCACTCTTTTTTCCACAAGCAATCAAAGATTGGACAGAAATCCTTCTGGTGAAAAAGCTTATCAGGACCCCCCAATATATAGACTTTTTAAGAAGCTTCCTG gccTTCTCCAATAA